The genomic window aaaaattattatacaaaaatatgataattattatggtacttttaaaaatatatacataatttcatagattttttaataactaaaaattttattttcttaatatataaaaatttatataagaaaaaattgtggttaaataataatgaatatacgataaaataaaaatatattttcctatcttcatattttttttctattatttttaccgTAATAATAATCAATTTATTTAACTAGAAGGTAaagtaatacaaaaaaacatgtagaaaataagaattatttcTTAGAAGGAACAcaaaaattcataattattgtgtgaacatatattagtatatattttatacgtACAGTACATTCTTTTGtatgaatgaaaaaatgttatcactgaataaataatatttgttttcatatcatcttaataattttcttcgtattatatattttttttaaactaatttataaaaaaaaatttaatctctttggtattaaataattaatttaaatattatgtacaattatcatttatttttattcaattttatttctataataatCTATATTGAAATTGttctaaattttaaaattcttatttgtttgtgaaaaataaatgaagtatatatataataattcattttataaaatttaaaataaattaaataaatgaaaaaaaaataaaatatgaatggcttcttttatcattttcaatatataaaactatagttattttttgtattagttaatatataataaaattaatgatgtatacaatgaaaaaaaatttcaattccatcatttttattaaaatcttTATCTttactcttttattttggaTTATTCGTTATGACAATAATTtggtattataataatatttcgtataatactttattttttgttactgaatattttatctttaagAATAAGATTTTTTTAGCATAGAAATATATGttcttataaataatatgtttactttttttttctttagaaGAGCTGTAATGGGTTATTGGATGAGAAGTATAAGTTAGATAGAGATTTATACTTAACAACTAATCGACAGTTAGCACATCATTCAGTGAATAGAAATTTTAATGGACGATATAATAATGTGATAGATGAAGAACAtatatctaaaaataaacaagacATATTATCACAAAAcaaagaattaaaagaaagtgaattaaaaagagaaaaatggCATAAAGTGCATAAAAGTAGTAATTCTTCGTTATCTAGTAGAGCGGATGTATTTTGTGAAAAAACAATATTCAGCATATTACATTCCATtgacaaaataaagaataacgATGAAATGAACAATTGGGAAAAGTGTAAAGCCATAAATAgaaagaagataaaaatattattaattcctatcttatttttattattggtATCATTAGTATATTCAATATCAGTGTCTAAGTcagataaaataattaattcagGAAATACGTATTCTTATCTTGtcactataatttttttaggtTTTATATTCGCGATATACTTATCTGTTGTATTAGGCATTCTTTATAGctgtagaaaaattaaaaaatatagaactataaataaatatacgtaaCAAATTTGTAATAATGGTAGGgttcatttataaaaaaaacttttaaattCCAAAAAATAGTTATGTAGCATTCTTAAGAATATTATGCTCGCAAGAAGTGTACATGAagttacattatttttataataccaCCTGAACTtgcatatttgtttttatataaaatataataatatatatttataacttttattgaatttgattgatttattttataaatttgtatttaatattttctttgtgtttaatttaatacatcgaccatacaatatatattattttaattatatttttgtttgtaaaatatatgtatgttttgtaaaattcataaaaaaactgcttttattataattgtgtTAAATTGGTAAGAAATTCATGTTATTACATTAGAACGTGCACTTATTTTGTTTCCATTtcctttattctttttagtaaaataGGATTATTTCGTCATTcaattaaaaagagaaagtatgatatttttataaattaaatgtagatgtcttttcttaaaaatatataataaataaatagtatttatataattttgtaataaaattgtaatttatatgtaatataaagtttattatgttaaatatattaatatatgtatttggaacaaaatgatttttaaagattgtataaattatttaaggttttaaattattagttataaatgtgtaacagtatcatattttttcaaaaaatatgttagttgtttttagaaaataatttgcGGGAACATTAATAAACgtaactaaataaaaaattaatattctaaataatttgattccataaaatgttattttaattcaatgtataaaaattacttgaatatatattataaagaagaattataaatatatattccacttccatttttattttttcttaactgCCACATATGAGCATACCAGTGAAAAAGGATTAAACGTTTATTAACTCTTCCTTTAGAAATGTatcttattttgttttgtaatAAACATCATTTTTGTGTTTATGCTACTATGTAGTTTTGTATACAAGTGTGAAAAAAGTATTGTTATTAAtgattacatatattttaaaatgtgcAAAATTGAAGTTAAGTACTACTTACATTTTGATACAAATGattctactttttttaatgaaataaaaagtaataaatgtGAATGAACATAACTTTGATTTATACAAAAACGTGTCAATtagttattattaaattgatACTTTATAATAGAattgaataaatgaaaaatgtatatttatataaaaggtttaattaaaaaagagttaaatataacattttgcATGCAGTGTATATATGAGCGCTTGAGGTGATTAGACGTAATATAACAATGTATCTCTACTTTAAATTCAAATAGACgtaaaagttatatttagtatatttttgaGTTATTAGagttttgtaaatttataatttcatgtcctgttaattatgttttatatatttttaaattatttatgtatgaatTTATGTAATAGAAAAAAGTGGAATTAACAAATGGATAATTGTGAATtggaatatttatatacataataataaaatattagataaaataagattattttatttccccTTTAGTTAATATTAGACGCCAGAGTATgctattaaaatatttaattttatgtgtataatgtatatatattaatatggtaaaatataatataaattattgtttGTATCAgaaataagtatatttagCATAACGCATTTTTTCCaggaaaaatatttgtgtttatagttttcatatgtatttattttcagcggtccaaaatatatttgataaaagataataaattgaaatatCTTGTTATCTGTTCTAttccaaatattttttatttttatatattgaaatatataaaatatatacatatttgcaaataaaattgtatttttttaatttattttaaattatttatttttaaaaaatatttttatatttattttctagGAGTATTAAAAATTCCGCGTCCACTGTTTGTTTATCTATTAAGTAgactttcatttttaattgtatattatatattttagtattttatctatttatacattaacatgaatttttaaagaattaaaatttaaacatcattttaaattgtgttattgtaatttaatataataatatttattgcTTCTGAAATGATAATAGTGGacatttaattttgtgaatccattaatatattttatttatcctagtaataaattaaaaaaaataatattatttatgataataGTTATTGTGCATGCATcagaatataataacataaaaactGATATCCTTTTCTTATTGTATTgagaaataaatgaaaatagttaatatacataatacacttatttttttattgaatgtGGTGCATTGTAAGAATGCATAACCattgtatattaatttagagcgcttttctttttagcataatatcatatttttaaaaagacagaatacttgaaaaaaataattaaaatatatttaattaaaataaataatgaattaattataaaagtatatgaaTTAGCGCAATAATAGGAAACTATCGTAATCCCACATAATATATCgatataattacattaaagTACGTTTGAGAAATGGACTACTGGATTGAAGTTTCTGTTCGAACTTGTTACCTAGGGATTAATgtttagtaaaatattttatgaggatgaaaattacatgaacataaaatgttaaaaaatgtaaatacgtcaaattaaaaaaaggacaGGGCATAAACTATTGTAGTAGTACATATGGAAGCACTcgaaaaattcaaaaataagaaattggaatttaaggaaaattattaaaattatacctAGAAGTTACTGCAAGAGGAATTTTAAACGTAtcttaatttaataaatggtGAGTTAATAactgaaaatattaaaagcaGCAAtgacaataaaaaaacaaaaaattggaTGGAACAAATGAGTGGAAggacataaaaatttttctgaaatgtagaaaaaaaacattggTTATATAGTTTGAAAAATGCATGGAAGACAGAATATGCTTACATAaaaaacaatgaaaaattaaaagagaaTATCTTAAATTCAATTGGAAGTGTTCCATTCCTATATAGGAAAAAAGCTTCGGGCATGCAATGGACATCAAATAAGGACATGATTATAATAAGATATTTGAAATAGGactgatataaaatattgacAGAGGGATATCAAAATATGTtggataaaaatgaaaatgaggAAAATAAAGATGATTAAccattaaaatatgtaaaagaaTTGTAGAATAAAGTAAGAgatgaagaaatatattaaaaaaaatttagaataactgtttatatttgtacatttgATAGCACTAgaagaatatgaaaaataatattatatagaaaatagtGTATTATACCTGCACAATTGCATGAATGAATCCTGGACAAAAGACAAtgtatataaagaataacagataaaaagaaatattattggTTCTATTATTTACGCTtcggaaaataataaaaactagGATATTCattgttataaaaatgagATCTCTATTTATTAGGAAATAATAGATTCAATAGgatattatacatatgtaaattctatatatatggagAATACCGTAGTGTAATcctataaaatattagaatAATACACAACAGTAATAGATAGGgagtacataaaatatattagaatgcTATTAAAGAGAAATATGATTATACCCATAAGAAATATTTgctaaatattattacaaaggaatggaataaagaaaattaattaaaaaatgagtattataatagaaaaaaaaagtataaaatatgaatatagaaattcatttatttaatatatattataattacaaataattttctcTTTCAATAAGAACATGTATAAGAAAGCTTTAATAATACTTGTTTCAAaagaatatacaaatatgattatatatatataaaataacaagttaatatatatatatatatatatatatcaaacattaaaatattactatatgaaatattaagcaatatattttgttttactccTTAATAAGGAATTTCTTTCATTGAAATcatacaatataaataaagtattactagtatttttaaaaggtatttttattttattttttttgttatacatattttagaTTATTCAATAACATATTATTGGGTACCGGATACCCACAATTATAAagttaaaatgtatattaggATTCtatataacaattatattaagatatatatgttatttattaatattgtattcgatttttttttttatattttatttttttaaacattatttattcaatttaatatttaaatatattaaattctaaatatttatataaaaaaaaaaaacataaaacaaaatttcaaATGTATCATCCATGAGTACGTTCTTTATTCTTAGAAgatgatatatattcttttttatttctaaatatatattacctaAATTgtgcaataaaaatatttttgggtaattagtatatatgatcattattttaaattatttctaaaaacatttttatgatattatatgTCTTTAATTtggataataatatattcctagatctatatatacaacatttttatagttaGTACAACAGTCTATGTGAGAATTATAGAATATTAACTTAtgatatattgttatttttctgtagtatattattataggtgtaaaaatatttaagtaataagatgtaaatcatatttatactgaaattatttatcttatttttattactttaataaaatatttttaaagcaaTAAAATGTACTATTAAATTTCTCTcctttatgtttatattatattattatttgtattatgttatatagctactcaagaaaaaagaaagaatatattgtaattattttttataaataaatattttaattgtataaaataataaaaaatttcaatgtaatttttctcaaattttttgttatttaactTTATGACAGAGCCATATGACATCTTATTTTTGACAGGATAAAAATAacagtattattattaatgttttttaaaataatattgtacatataaaatacatatataagaggatttttttaagttttataTCATCCGCATTAGcgatttattttaaaaaacgaaGTCTAAAAATTCCTTAATCTCAAATAAagttaaattttattgttttgcATTAAAGGATCTGACaggaaaaagataataaatattatgtacagtcataaatatacatgtattttatatatttaacaatttttcataaaaatgtcacattaaaatgtttttcaaatactaaaaaattttattgtttttaaaacgaaaaatattttaataatacatagCACACTTATTTTCATAAAGAAATTCGCAgaaattcataatatttaaaataaatatatggtaaggatatttattatagaattttacatataaaagttattttcattaaatttttatgcattCATCATCACATTTATTcatagaatattttatacaataaatatgtgcctatatttttatgatatttattatataattaatatatatatatatataataaaaatgaaatgatggaatattttatatatggagtgatatatatttaagcatccaaatataaaaatattattattacaaagcatatatatatatatatatgaaaaaatttattaaatattactacaattaatatattattaacttaataaatatataagtaaagaATTTACTTTCTAActatcaattttttatgtagaaaaattacataataaacaagaaatatattcataactCTTCAAgaatataagtaaataatagcatatgaataaaaattgcaaaaaatataaaactgcTTTAAAgctatatttaaaaataatgtatataattttagtattaattcctttattacatataatgggacatatatttattcattcttaTATTTCGATTAATCGTTTAAACGTATCTATGTGAAGCCATTTTCTGaacttaatatatgtatgatatTATAAGGTAAAATGGCTAGCAATTGCGTCTTAAGTATTTTAAAGTGtcaattaattaattatttataaatattgattAATTTAGCAtgtaataattctttaatattcattgatttttttttttattaattatattttattttttaatagaatGATTATTAGAAAAGAATATTTGTCTGTTCAAGTATTcagttttaatattaatttataaactgttgtattattaaatatttttaattaatattaaaagccATGAACGAAGTCAGAGTGCAAGAAAATTatgtcatatatattattaaaaaattaaaaatttaatttatcttatataacaataaaagtAACCTCGTTTAAATATcgtataattcatatatatcagACTTTTAATcgttttttcataaaatatataaaaagctGACATTGTTCATACTTCCGATTAATTAAATTCCATTAAATCATTGTTACggtatatctatatttttgttgTAATTATTCTGCTTATagcaaattattttaaaaataatttttataagacATTAGTTTActtaaaatgattttttattattttaatcgtaacaaagaaatttaaaataatattttttaaaagacgcatttatgtattttatattatataattttattaaattttatccAATTACCTAACTGAAATAACCAAaccatttaaataatatgcaaataaaatataagaaaattttttcgAATTAAATTATCTTTAGAGCAAGTCTAATTGCAGTAATTATGTACCATTCAATGTTCTTTTAGAAACTATTccatttatatcattttaatatatttacatagaaaatttactaattacatttaaatttttttttctctttatacatttaattatatgttataattatataatatatacaatttataaaatatatatgtggcagaaacgataaaaaaaaattataatctaTCTTATGCTGAATATAAGcgatataattatataaataataattttattatcgAATAAGTTTTAACAGCggtaaataattttgacATGATGATACAATCTAAcaaattctttttcttcattaaatTCTGCGCATTTTCCCTTTTAATACGGACATATCAGAATTTATATAAGGTAGGATAATTGCTATATTTAACAATttctatacattttttttgtaatcatacattttaattttaaaaattagtattttattcatgcaaaaatatttatatttttatttaatatcaaatatttgctcatattttttagacaaatacatatggaatatcatatattaagaaaattgaTCTAAGTAATTCATTATATGTAAGAGTAGACAGattattaaatgaagaaagaAGTTTACATCCCACCAATGGAAGCatacctttaaaaaaaatgtctcAAAAAAACTTTAAAGTGTCATCtgatatatcaaataataatgataactATGAAGGACGgaatagaaaattaaaaggaaaatcgtcaaaaaaggaaaaagacgTATCACCATCCATtattaaaactaaaaaagGATTAGatgatacatataatattaaaatggtAAAAGCATTTGATAATGAATTCAAAGAAACAAATAACCTTAAGTGTGAATTTTCACAAAAATTTCTAAGGCGTATTCTTGTTATTATTCCAGTTATATTGTTCAGTATTGCTGCATTGGTCTTAGTAATGCTAACACATAATACGATTCCAAAAGATTATGCCATAATACCCTTTTCAATATTTGTtccaatatttattttaacagtATTAGTTACTTACTgtaaattattcaaaaatatgtacaagggtaataataagtaaaattacGTAAGAGAATTTCTAAACacatataaagaataaaaaatagggTAATTCTtggatatatttatactgggggcttatatattagaatacagtaattttatctttttgataatatatatatataaaaattcttaaTAGGTAATATGAGATTTCTagtttttttaactttaatctaaataaaatctttaaaattatttatatttttcttaatatggatagtttgttaatttttttagtgttcgtctttataatttattctgtATAAGTGCTGTAAAAAtatctacatttttaatttattaattttttttatttgtatgtgTATAAAAATTTCCAATAAACTATGTTtaagttattatattatatttatattattattacttgttTTACTGGGTtagtaatttaatatattattttttattagttcATCTGTACCtcaatatgtatgtacattatTTAGGTTATAACTTTTAAcgtttcataatttttttatatatgtgtatatatttagtgAACATTTATTGTTGTTtgtcatatattaattagaaCGACTATTTAGAGAAATATAACATGAAATTgcataatattcataatttctttaaattcTAGTGAAATGTTGATACTTTAAATACTTGTAAATTTTCATAagttaaatgtatataatattattatatttatcttgatgaattttatgtttaatttattataaaaatttattactataataaagcgaagaagaaaatgtttatttCTTTGTGTTTTTTAAggaatttaatatattttattaattcacctattttttaaaatattacaattctaaaattatataattaaaacaaaacaaattgTGTACTAGTGtttttgcaatattttttctaacaaaacatttatgttatgttaagctataaattaataaattccatatacaaataaaaatgtaaaataatttgaatggTAAACTAATTGGGTAATATCATTTAcagtttaaatatatgtatactagaaggatagaaaaatatggatgaataaaattttaaaataatacatgatagtaggagaaaaaaacaatagaataattcattttttattttatataatatttttactattataagtacatttatataatatatttataattgctTTGTTCCTTTCCatttatgttataataaatgttaaatTAAAGCACTCTGATTAACTATTAGTATATGTTTTTGGTTATCTAGaaattattactaaaaagaaaaatatatatgctttattattattattatatggcATCTAAGAAATATACTtcaagtaaatatattagaaaaaataacatttcaCTGTAGGTGATATTCtagttaaatatttatataaaaaattatttattctttaacttataaattataagttGTTATAAcaaaaactataaaaatattagatttcctaaaattttcataacaAAAACTGTTTTGACTTGTTCCAATTATTAAATgaagtattattaaaaatgttatatctatttattttattgttaatatttaataaaaaattatgtattaataaaaactttatatattaattttttgaacattataataaaatatgtaaatatatatatgtttttaacatataatttaaataaatatatagggGAATTCTAAAATATCTTATTGCtgatatattatcatttagtggaattttttaaagattgtTGTAAAATGCATTTATGTAACTAATTTACCTAATAATTTATACGAACTAATTTGAAAGTTATAATGAATATgtaatttctttaaatttttaatatatttttattgtcttattttcatattattttattttttcacttttcaGAATTTAGGAGCaactaagaaaaaaaaaataatttgtatatttgaaCAAGATTATAAACTTGGTGGTACtacataataatttgatTTATTAAACCCTTTAAAGGAAacacatattaatatatataatattggaTATAAgcttaataataattgtaaacaGAGAAATATGATGCCTACATTAATTAGTTATAGTTTTAGTGATCATGAGTACCTTATTGTATTGAATGCATGgttaaacgaaaaaataaaaggttacatatatgcagtatataaatgtgaatataaaataaaattatatgagtTACACATTCAgaaattataagaaaattagAAACGAATATAGATAGTGAGGAAAAGTGTACAAGAAGTGAATCTACTTATAACTGTTATATTTCACATGAATTAAAAACTGCTTTTTCTGTaggttttattttatatggggaattattgttattacttttttattttttgtataagtttatataagaattattgttaataaatatgaaactTAAGAACAGAATTGcactttattttcattaaaatattattgttgttatatatatataaacatatttcatTGCTTTtcgttttatattataattcagTCCCGTGGGACACTGAATTCATAGTCacctaaataaaaaaaaaaagaataataaaggaCATAATTCACGAAGAATCACgtgaattattaaaaatatttgctgAAAATGGGATTTCACATTCAGAGAACGGAAGAATTAAGATAGGTTATCATTCTTCAGCAATTTAGTAATTTGCTTGTAATGCTGAATtggtaatttatttttaaactgATTTGAGAAAGGAAAAGATTAAATCttgaaatatttcattaagctgtaaaatgaaaaataaataatataatgagaatataaataacacataaatattgaaaaaagaatatttacacttattaatataagacattaatattaatgatacattgaacataatatattagtaaaatttatattatattatagattaaaaaaaaatatatggtgAATATAtcgtatattattt from Plasmodium malariae genome assembly, chromosome: 13 includes these protein-coding regions:
- the PmUG01_13065600 gene encoding Plasmodium exported protein, unknown function, coding for MKKNFNSIIFIKIFIFTLLFWIIRYDNNLKSCNGLLDEKYKLDRDLYLTTNRQLAHHSVNRNFNGRYNNVIDEEHISKNKQDILSQNKELKESELKREKWHKVHKSSNSSLSSRADVFCEKTIFSILHSIDKIKNNDEMNNWEKCKAINRKKIKILLIPILFLLLVSLVYSISVSKSDKIINSGNTYSYLVTIIFLGFIFAIYLSVVLGILYSCRKIKKYRTINKYT
- the PmUG01_13065800 gene encoding Plasmodium exported protein, unknown function, which translates into the protein MMIQSNKFFFFIKFCAFSLLIRTYQNLYKTNTYGISYIKKIDLSNSLYVRVDRLLNEERSLHPTNGSIPLKKMSQKNFKVSSDISNNNDNYEGRNRKLKGKSSKKEKDVSPSIIKTKKGLDDTYNIKMVKAFDNEFKETNNLKCEFSQKFLRRILVIIPVILFSIAALVLVMLTHNTIPKDYAIIPFSIFVPIFILTVLVTYCKLFKNMYKGNNK